One Acidimicrobiia bacterium genomic window carries:
- a CDS encoding GNAT family N-acetyltransferase produces the protein MESARVATDDDLEQIVLLARRGVAELTPMRGGATWAARDARPEPLDEAFAALLERDDVSVVVGTIDDVVIGFGVGRVERLRDGRDHGVVDELFVEPDARSVGVGEAVVEQLLVFFAERGCSGADALALPGNRATKNFFEQQGFVARAIVMHKRLSDADTESGPP, from the coding sequence GTGGAAAGCGCACGCGTCGCGACCGACGATGACCTCGAGCAGATCGTGCTCCTCGCGCGCCGAGGCGTCGCCGAGCTGACACCGATGCGCGGCGGCGCGACCTGGGCCGCGCGCGACGCGCGGCCCGAGCCGCTCGACGAGGCGTTCGCGGCGTTGCTCGAGCGCGACGACGTGAGCGTCGTCGTCGGCACGATCGACGACGTGGTCATCGGCTTCGGTGTCGGCCGCGTCGAGCGGCTGCGCGACGGCCGCGACCACGGCGTGGTCGACGAGCTCTTCGTCGAGCCCGACGCCCGGTCGGTCGGGGTGGGGGAGGCCGTCGTCGAGCAGCTCCTGGTCTTCTTCGCGGAGCGGGGCTGTTCCGGGGCCGATGCCCTGGCGCTGCCCGGTAACCGGGCGACCAAGAACTTCTTCGAGCAACAGGGCTTCGTCGCCCGCGCGATCGTGATGCACAAGCGGCTCTCGGATGCCGATACCGAGAGTGGACCTCCATGA
- a CDS encoding M3 family oligoendopeptidase: MTATDLTAEDVAWDLETLLPAAGDAGVDALLAEADEVTTRAAKFRGRIADCSTDEIVDLVALLASLQDLVGRAGNYASLRFSTDTADPARGALMMRVEERATAMSTQLVFFELEWAALDDAAVDAHLADPRLEYARHHLRSVRRYRPHLLSEPEEVVLTEKTVTGTSAWVRLFEELDSAITVELDGESQPLEAGLSRLGSPDPDVRRTAAEAVTAGLAPGLRTRAYVFNTLLADKAIDDRMRKFPSWIAGRNLANEASDESVAALVTAVQGRYSIPQRWYRLKARLLGVDRVRDYDRMASIASSEAQFGFGDARELVLDSYASFSPDLADIARKFFDEQWIDAPVRPGKRGGAFCAYTVPSHHPYVLLNWTARRRDVLTLAHELGHGLHAYLARPQGVFHQSTPLTLAETASVFGETVTFGRLLSATTDPAERLALLAENLEGQIATVFRQVAMNRFEDAVHNARRDSGELAVDDFNEHWIATQSAMLGDSVELTEGYRTWWSYIPHFIATPGYVYAYAYGQLLALAVYAQYEERGSEFVPRYLELLTAGGSMAPEDLGTIVGVDLSDPAFWDGGLDIVERQLALTEAAAAETGRL; this comes from the coding sequence ATGACTGCAACCGATCTCACCGCCGAGGACGTCGCGTGGGACCTCGAGACGTTGCTCCCCGCCGCGGGTGACGCGGGCGTCGACGCGCTGCTCGCCGAGGCCGACGAGGTGACGACACGGGCCGCGAAGTTCCGCGGCCGCATCGCCGACTGCAGCACCGACGAGATCGTCGACCTCGTCGCGCTGCTCGCGTCGCTGCAAGATCTCGTCGGGCGCGCCGGCAACTACGCGAGCCTGCGGTTCTCGACCGACACGGCCGATCCTGCGCGCGGCGCGCTCATGATGCGCGTCGAGGAACGCGCAACCGCGATGAGCACGCAACTCGTGTTCTTCGAGCTCGAGTGGGCCGCGCTCGACGACGCCGCGGTCGACGCGCACCTCGCCGACCCGCGCCTCGAGTACGCGCGCCACCACCTGCGCTCCGTTCGCCGCTACCGCCCGCACCTGCTGAGCGAGCCCGAGGAGGTCGTGCTCACCGAGAAGACGGTGACGGGCACGAGCGCGTGGGTGCGGCTGTTCGAGGAGCTCGACTCCGCGATCACGGTCGAGCTCGACGGCGAATCGCAGCCCCTCGAAGCCGGGCTCTCTCGACTCGGCTCACCCGATCCCGATGTGCGGCGGACCGCGGCCGAAGCCGTGACCGCGGGGCTCGCTCCGGGCCTGCGCACCCGCGCCTACGTGTTCAACACGTTGCTCGCCGACAAGGCGATCGACGACCGGATGCGCAAGTTCCCGTCGTGGATCGCGGGGCGCAACCTCGCGAACGAGGCGAGCGACGAGTCGGTCGCGGCACTCGTCACCGCGGTGCAAGGTCGGTATTCGATCCCGCAACGCTGGTACCGGCTGAAGGCCCGGCTGCTCGGTGTCGATCGTGTCCGCGATTACGACCGCATGGCCTCGATCGCGTCGTCGGAGGCACAGTTCGGCTTCGGTGACGCGCGTGAGCTCGTGCTCGACTCGTACGCGTCGTTCTCGCCCGACCTCGCCGACATCGCGCGCAAGTTCTTCGACGAGCAGTGGATCGACGCGCCGGTGCGACCGGGCAAGCGCGGGGGAGCGTTCTGCGCGTACACCGTCCCGTCGCACCACCCGTACGTGCTCTTGAACTGGACCGCGCGCCGCCGCGACGTGCTCACGCTCGCGCACGAGCTGGGCCACGGCCTGCACGCGTACCTCGCGCGCCCGCAGGGCGTGTTCCACCAGAGCACGCCGCTCACGCTGGCGGAGACCGCATCGGTGTTCGGTGAGACCGTCACGTTCGGCCGGCTGCTCTCCGCGACGACCGATCCCGCAGAGCGCCTCGCGCTGCTCGCCGAGAACCTCGAAGGTCAGATCGCGACCGTGTTCCGCCAGGTCGCGATGAACCGGTTCGAGGACGCGGTGCACAACGCGCGTCGCGACTCGGGTGAGCTCGCGGTCGACGACTTCAACGAGCACTGGATCGCGACCCAGTCGGCGATGCTCGGCGACTCGGTCGAGCTCACCGAGGGCTACCGCACGTGGTGGTCGTACATCCCGCACTTCATCGCGACGCCGGGCTACGTGTACGCCTACGCGTACGGCCAGCTGCTCGCGCTGGCTGTGTACGCGCAGTACGAGGAGCGGGGCTCGGAGTTCGTGCCGCGGTACCTCGAGCTGCTCACGGCCGGCGGCTCGATGGCGCCCGAGGACCTCGGCACGATCGTCGGCGTCGACCTCTCGGACCCCGCGTTCTGGGACGGCGGTCTCGACATCGTCGAGCGCCAGCTGGCCCTCACCGAGGCGGCGGCCGCGGAGACCGGGCGGCTGTAG